The following proteins are encoded in a genomic region of Arcobacter cloacae:
- a CDS encoding sensor histidine kinase, giving the protein MLFENEKKFLNIMKYTPSIFVLSITIFILTISFLDNKKTFEEDKEKIRFEYTKENEEIIKQRVYEVYNYIKREQEYTEQELRKTLKEAIDIANNIIKGIYNNNLDKSEEEIKKLVVDALRNIKFNDGRGYYFIYENSGKNILLPHNEKLEGKNFWNHQDAKGAYIIQDMTRLLSTQNEAFYEWYWYNPKNPDIQRKKIGLVKNLEQFDWFIGTGEYVEEFEKEVQERVLRNIKEVKFGSNGYFFIINYDSIYLSHIKKEYIGQNAIKNNDTVEVKKVIEDMINIAKNGEGFYSYIQNKKPDNNESIRKISFVKGLDNWSWMIGTGFYEDDMQKAINNKKNELDQEFNEYLFKTTIFAFLLIFLLLSISIYFSKKLQEIFRSYQLEKTRQQNIIAQKSKMAAMGEMIGHIAHQWRQPLSSISTSATGMKLQKELNILEDKNLIDGLEQINKSVQYLSQTIDDFRNFYKPNKNKTEFYVLDTVDKVINLTNSQFSSNGIKIIKSGENIKINTYENELIQVIINLLNNARDELLKKDFEDEKLIFINVYKKNKKLFLEIKDNARGVSTQIIDKIFEAYFTTKNDVEGTGIGLYMSNEIITKSMKGKISVSNIEFEYESKKYIGAKFSIILPLINH; this is encoded by the coding sequence ATGCTTTTTGAAAATGAAAAAAAATTCTTGAATATAATGAAATATACTCCATCAATTTTTGTTTTAAGTATTACTATTTTTATTTTAACAATATCTTTTTTAGATAATAAAAAAACATTTGAAGAAGATAAAGAAAAAATACGTTTTGAATATACTAAAGAAAATGAAGAGATTATAAAACAAAGAGTTTATGAAGTTTATAATTATATAAAAAGAGAACAAGAATACACAGAACAAGAATTAAGAAAAACTCTAAAAGAGGCAATTGATATAGCTAATAATATTATTAAGGGAATATACAATAATAATTTAGATAAAAGTGAAGAAGAGATAAAAAAATTAGTTGTAGATGCACTAAGAAATATAAAATTTAATGATGGAAGAGGATATTATTTTATCTATGAAAATAGTGGGAAAAATATTCTTTTACCACACAATGAAAAATTAGAAGGTAAAAATTTTTGGAATCATCAAGATGCAAAAGGTGCTTATATAATTCAAGATATGACAAGACTTTTATCTACACAAAATGAAGCTTTTTATGAGTGGTATTGGTATAATCCAAAAAATCCAGATATTCAAAGAAAAAAAATTGGTTTAGTAAAAAATCTTGAACAATTTGATTGGTTTATTGGAACGGGGGAGTATGTTGAAGAGTTTGAAAAGGAAGTACAAGAAAGAGTTTTAAGAAACATAAAAGAAGTAAAATTTGGAAGCAATGGATATTTTTTTATTATTAATTATGACTCTATTTATTTAAGTCATATAAAAAAAGAGTATATAGGTCAAAATGCGATAAAAAATAATGACACAGTAGAAGTTAAAAAAGTGATTGAAGATATGATAAATATTGCAAAAAATGGAGAAGGTTTTTATAGTTATATTCAAAACAAGAAACCAGATAATAACGAGTCTATAAGAAAAATTAGTTTTGTAAAAGGCTTGGATAATTGGTCTTGGATGATAGGAACTGGATTTTATGAAGATGATATGCAAAAGGCTATAAATAATAAAAAAAATGAATTAGATCAAGAATTTAATGAGTATCTTTTTAAAACTACTATTTTTGCTTTTCTTTTAATTTTTTTACTTTTAAGTATATCTATATATTTTTCAAAAAAACTGCAAGAGATTTTTAGAAGTTATCAGCTAGAAAAAACAAGACAGCAAAATATAATAGCTCAAAAATCAAAAATGGCAGCGATGGGAGAGATGATTGGACATATAGCTCATCAATGGAGACAACCTTTATCTTCTATTTCAACTTCAGCAACAGGAATGAAACTACAAAAAGAGTTAAATATTTTAGAAGATAAAAATTTAATTGATGGTTTAGAACAAATCAATAAATCTGTACAATATTTATCCCAAACCATTGATGATTTTAGAAATTTTTATAAACCAAATAAAAATAAAACAGAATTTTATGTTTTAGATACTGTAGATAAAGTTATAAATTTAACCAATTCTCAATTTAGTTCTAATGGAATAAAGATTATCAAAAGTGGAGAGAACATAAAAATCAATACCTATGAAAATGAGTTGATTCAAGTGATAATAAATCTATTAAATAATGCAAGAGATGAACTACTTAAAAAAGATTTTGAAGATGAAAAATTGATTTTTATAAATGTTTATAAAAAAAATAAAAAACTATTTTTAGAGATAAAAGACAATGCAAGAGGAGTATCTACGCAGATAATTGATAAAATATTTGAAGCTTACTTTACCACTAAAAATGATGTAGAAGGTACAGGAATAGGACTTTATATGAGTAATGAAATTATTACTAAAAGTATGAAAGGTAAAATTAGCGTTTCAAATATTGAGTTTGAGTATGAATCAAAGAAATATATAGGAGCAAAATTTTCAATAATTTTACCTTTAATTAATCACTAA
- a CDS encoding PAS domain S-box protein, whose product MSKFIFNPKNLNILVIENSTSMASINHTFFSNYGFNTFVGFSIKEAREILVLNRVDYVILDLNLPDGNGLELINELKNSLIKIIVLTSEDNVYIKNIAYQKGIIDFIDKDKNFLYKISEIPKLIEQIEKNKNKNILIVDNSLSQIEKLKEILENRNYNILTTHNLKEAKILIEQNRIDLIFLDLQTQVDSYAFLIENKSDIFEKKKIRVVFLSDIIHNSLYRDAFRLGVKEILKKPYSIEELILKTDILINNKDIEDEMISSKKLLNQYKDTVDRSSIVSKTNAKGIITYANEAFCNISGYTKEELIGKPHNIVRHEEMDSLVFKEMWHTIKDLKIPWKGIVKNRKKDGSSYWVQTIINPILDKSGDVVEYIGIRTDITQIEKTKEYLKTQYDISQNNFQEVMNLSKLYENAIEQSNLILRLDKNKIITYADKEFYKISGFTKEDLVGKHYDFINRVSQNSKIEQMWEELSKGNIWKGQISNIFKDGKTHHFLATVVPIINLNGEILEYMSIRKEITDVIELHKEIEESQKEIIYKMGEIGESRSNETGNHVKRVANYSKLLATLYGLDEKECDILFTASPMHDIGKVGIPDSILNKPGKLDENEWKIMRKHCVIGYNILKNSKREILKAAAIVAMTHHEKWDGTGYPKGLKGEEIHIYGRITAIADVFDALGSHRCYKKAWEDEKIFELLRDEKDKHFDPKLIDLFFENIDKFIEIRDRYKD is encoded by the coding sequence GTGAGTAAATTTATATTTAATCCTAAAAATTTAAATATTTTAGTCATAGAAAATTCAACTTCTATGGCAAGTATAAATCATACATTTTTTTCTAATTATGGGTTTAATACTTTTGTAGGTTTTAGTATCAAAGAAGCCAGAGAAATTTTAGTTTTAAATAGAGTTGATTATGTTATTTTAGATTTAAATCTTCCTGATGGAAATGGTCTTGAATTAATAAATGAACTTAAAAACTCTTTGATAAAAATAATAGTTTTAACTTCAGAAGATAATGTTTATATAAAAAATATTGCTTATCAAAAAGGAATTATTGATTTTATAGATAAAGATAAAAATTTTTTATATAAAATCTCTGAAATTCCAAAGTTGATAGAGCAAATAGAGAAAAATAAAAATAAAAATATTTTGATTGTTGATAATTCTTTAAGCCAAATAGAAAAATTAAAAGAGATACTAGAAAATAGAAATTATAATATTTTAACAACACATAATCTAAAAGAGGCAAAAATATTAATAGAACAAAATAGAATAGATTTAATATTTTTGGATTTACAAACCCAAGTAGATTCTTATGCTTTTTTGATAGAAAATAAGAGTGATATATTTGAAAAAAAGAAAATAAGAGTTGTCTTTTTAAGTGATATTATTCATAACTCTTTATATAGAGATGCTTTTAGACTAGGTGTAAAAGAGATTTTAAAGAAACCTTACTCTATAGAAGAGTTGATTTTAAAAACTGATATTCTTATAAATAATAAAGATATAGAAGATGAAATGATTTCTTCAAAAAAACTTTTAAATCAATACAAAGATACAGTAGATAGAAGTTCAATAGTTTCTAAAACAAATGCAAAAGGAATAATAACTTATGCAAATGAAGCATTTTGTAATATTTCTGGTTACACCAAAGAGGAATTAATAGGGAAACCTCATAATATTGTAAGACATGAAGAAATGGACTCTTTAGTATTTAAAGAGATGTGGCATACTATTAAAGATTTAAAAATTCCTTGGAAAGGTATCGTAAAAAATAGAAAAAAAGATGGAAGTAGTTATTGGGTACAAACTATAATAAATCCTATTTTAGATAAAAGTGGTGATGTTGTTGAGTATATTGGAATAAGAACAGATATAACCCAAATAGAAAAAACAAAAGAATATTTAAAAACTCAATATGATATTTCACAAAATAATTTTCAAGAAGTAATGAATCTTTCAAAACTTTATGAAAATGCCATCGAACAAAGTAATTTAATTTTAAGATTGGATAAAAATAAAATTATTACTTATGCAGATAAAGAATTTTATAAAATAAGTGGTTTTACTAAAGAGGACTTAGTAGGTAAGCATTATGATTTTATAAATAGAGTTTCACAAAATTCAAAAATTGAACAGATGTGGGAAGAGTTATCAAAAGGGAATATTTGGAAAGGACAAATAAGTAATATTTTCAAAGATGGGAAAACTCATCACTTTTTAGCAACAGTTGTTCCAATTATAAATCTAAATGGTGAAATTTTAGAATATATGAGTATTAGAAAAGAGATAACAGATGTTATTGAATTACATAAAGAAATAGAAGAATCACAAAAAGAAATTATTTATAAAATGGGTGAAATTGGTGAAAGCAGAAGTAATGAAACAGGAAATCATGTAAAAAGAGTAGCTAATTATTCAAAACTTTTAGCAACTTTATATGGCTTAGATGAAAAAGAGTGTGATATTTTATTTACAGCAAGTCCTATGCATGATATAGGAAAAGTTGGTATTCCTGATTCTATTTTAAATAAACCTGGAAAATTAGATGAGAATGAATGGAAAATAATGAGAAAACATTGTGTTATAGGATATAACATATTAAAAAACTCAAAAAGAGAGATTTTAAAAGCAGCAGCAATTGTAGCAATGACTCATCATGAAAAATGGGATGGAACAGGTTACCCAAAAGGATTAAAAGGTGAAGAGATTCATATTTATGGAAGAATAACTGCAATTGCTGATGTTTTTGATGCTTTAGGAAGCCATAGGTGTTATAAAAAAGCTTGGGAAGATGAGAAAATATTTGAACTTTTAAGAGATGAAAAAGATAAACATTTTGACCCAAAACTTATAGATTTATTTTTTGAAAATATAGATAAATTTATTGAAATAAGAGATAGATATAAAGATTGA
- a CDS encoding response regulator transcription factor, with translation MVFLKQNILIIEDETETLELMVEIFQSKFSSVFSATNGYEAIEIFKNNKIDAILCDINIPKLNGLETIIKIREMDYTVPIIIISARSDTDTLFKASNCNVQGYILKPMKFEDIQYILQKVFQHQNNEYLNKDITLNSSITLDIDNCELKFEESVVKLTMKELEFMKLLIKKRGSVVPYSVIERVVWCDDVMSSTSLRTLVKNIRKKLVQDIIENVPKIGYRINI, from the coding sequence ATGGTTTTTCTTAAACAAAATATTTTGATTATTGAAGATGAAACAGAAACATTAGAGCTTATGGTTGAAATTTTTCAATCAAAATTTTCAAGTGTATTTAGTGCAACAAATGGTTATGAAGCTATAGAAATATTTAAAAATAATAAAATTGATGCGATTTTATGTGATATTAATATTCCTAAATTAAATGGTCTTGAAACTATAATTAAGATACGAGAAATGGATTATACTGTACCAATTATTATAATTTCAGCCCGTTCAGATACAGATACACTTTTTAAAGCTTCAAATTGTAATGTACAGGGTTATATTTTAAAACCTATGAAATTTGAAGATATTCAATATATTTTACAAAAAGTATTCCAACATCAAAATAATGAATATTTAAATAAAGATATTACTCTTAATTCATCAATTACTTTAGATATAGATAATTGCGAACTTAAATTTGAAGAGAGTGTTGTTAAACTTACGATGAAAGAATTAGAGTTCATGAAACTTTTAATAAAAAAAAGAGGTTCAGTTGTTCCTTATTCAGTAATTGAACGAGTAGTTTGGTGTGATGATGTTATGTCAAGTACAAGTTTACGAACATTAGTTAAAAATATTAGAAAAAAGTTAGTTCAAGATATTATAGAAAATGTGCCTAAAATAGGCTATAGAATCAATATATAA
- a CDS encoding PAS domain-containing sensor histidine kinase, which produces MQEHYLKKELYEKINKDSTIFDFLEKNSLDGVWYWDLENSQNEWMSPKFWKVLGYEANEKEHLVSQWQELIFDEDLKKATENFKKHYSDITHPYDQIVRYKHKNGHTVWVRCRGSIIKDKDGKPIRMIGVHNDITSQKIAEEDLLRKNNELKAILDSSLSGILALESYYDEKGEIVDFIFTMANKEACRIVNLNEEQIIGQKLSKVHSGNFEPLDSLNGETLFDNYKRVVLSGESKMLEFYFENNGIKDWFRNKIVKNNDGFVCTFEVITQEKILQQKLEKKVKEEVEKQRNQEKILLQQSKMAAMGEMIGAIAHNWRQPLNTLSFLCIGLINQFENFSLNKNYLNKWMQRINKQLTFMSNTIDDFKNFYKPKEDFKQINLKDTISKIISLIQYELKLNKIKVNIDICDSIFLVCLENQLHQAIINILLNAKDAILENNIKDGEIVICAKKTSSSTILTIEDNGGGIKDIDILKRIFEPYFTTKQDSNGTGVGLYMSKIIIEQNLNGKIGVKNINQGLKFKIKIPNYSSAEILIR; this is translated from the coding sequence ATGCAAGAACACTATTTGAAAAAAGAGTTATATGAAAAAATAAATAAAGACTCTACAATTTTTGATTTCTTGGAAAAAAACTCTTTAGATGGAGTTTGGTATTGGGATTTAGAAAATTCACAAAATGAGTGGATGAGTCCTAAATTTTGGAAAGTTTTAGGATATGAAGCAAATGAAAAAGAGCATTTAGTTTCCCAATGGCAAGAGTTGATTTTTGATGAAGATTTAAAAAAAGCTACTGAAAATTTCAAAAAACATTATTCTGATATAACTCATCCTTATGATCAAATAGTAAGATATAAACATAAAAATGGGCATACGGTTTGGGTTAGATGTAGAGGTAGTATTATTAAAGATAAAGATGGAAAACCTATTCGTATGATAGGTGTTCATAATGATATAACATCTCAAAAAATTGCAGAAGAAGATTTACTTAGAAAAAATAATGAATTAAAAGCAATTTTAGATAGCTCATTAAGTGGAATACTTGCCTTAGAATCATATTATGATGAAAAAGGTGAAATTGTTGATTTTATTTTTACTATGGCAAATAAAGAGGCTTGTAGAATAGTAAATTTAAATGAAGAACAAATTATTGGTCAAAAATTATCAAAAGTTCATAGTGGAAATTTCGAACCTTTAGATTCATTAAATGGTGAAACTCTTTTTGATAATTATAAAAGAGTTGTTTTAAGTGGTGAATCAAAAATGTTAGAGTTTTATTTTGAAAATAATGGAATAAAAGATTGGTTTAGAAATAAAATAGTAAAAAACAATGATGGATTTGTATGTACTTTTGAAGTAATAACTCAAGAAAAAATTTTACAGCAAAAATTAGAAAAAAAAGTAAAAGAAGAAGTAGAGAAACAAAGAAATCAAGAAAAAATCCTTTTACAACAATCAAAAATGGCAGCAATGGGTGAGATGATAGGGGCAATTGCACATAATTGGAGGCAACCTTTAAATACTTTATCTTTTCTTTGTATTGGTTTGATAAATCAATTTGAAAATTTTAGTTTAAATAAAAATTATCTTAATAAATGGATGCAAAGAATAAATAAACAATTGACATTTATGTCAAATACTATTGATGATTTTAAAAATTTTTATAAACCAAAAGAGGATTTTAAACAAATAAATCTAAAAGATACTATTTCTAAAATAATTTCTTTGATTCAATATGAATTAAAACTAAATAAAATAAAAGTAAATATAGATATTTGTGATTCTATATTTTTAGTTTGTTTAGAAAATCAGCTTCATCAAGCAATAATAAATATTTTATTAAATGCAAAAGATGCTATTTTAGAGAATAATATAAAAGATGGAGAAATTGTAATTTGTGCAAAAAAAACTAGCTCTTCAACTATTTTAACAATTGAAGATAATGGTGGAGGTATAAAAGATATTGATATTCTAAAAAGAATATTTGAGCCATATTTTACTACAAAACAAGATTCTAATGGAACAGGTGTAGGATTATATATGAGTAAAATAATTATAGAACAAAATTTAAATGGAAAAATAGGTGTAAAAAATATAAATCAAGGACTAAAATTTAAGATAAAAATACCAAATTATTCTTCTGCTGAGATTTTAATAAGATAA
- a CDS encoding DNA recombination protein RmuC, with protein MIEINYLLLIAIFFFLFVFFAFIIYFIKQKYENQILSIEKYYELKFANLKELSRTKEENFNEKITLLEDSKKELKLEFENLANRLFEENQKKSNINLTQVLSSFKDQLDSFGKRVNDIHNEETKQRISLLTEIKNLKELNNQISTDAINLTKALKGQNKTQGDWGEMILSSILEQTGLREGKEYSVQGSFTDNEGKKLRPDVIVHLPSNKDIIIDSKVSLSAYINYCKTENEEQKQLASKELVKSITSHIKGLSLKRYEDIKGVRTLDFVLMFIPVEGAYILATSNDDNIFKLAFENNIMLVSPSTLYVTLRTIENIWRNEHQNENALLISKKAADLYDKFAAFVADIEDIGLNINRTQKAYDNAINKLSVGNGNLIRRAEEFLYLGVKPKKEISNKLSNSKNIEE; from the coding sequence ATGATTGAGATAAATTATCTACTTTTAATTGCTATTTTTTTCTTTTTATTTGTTTTTTTTGCTTTTATTATATATTTTATAAAACAAAAATATGAAAATCAAATTTTAAGTATAGAAAAATATTATGAATTAAAATTTGCAAATTTAAAAGAACTATCAAGAACAAAAGAGGAAAATTTTAATGAAAAAATCACTCTTTTGGAAGATTCAAAAAAAGAGTTAAAACTAGAGTTCGAAAATCTTGCAAATAGACTTTTTGAAGAGAATCAGAAAAAGTCAAATATCAATCTAACTCAAGTATTAAGCTCATTTAAAGATCAATTAGACTCTTTTGGAAAAAGAGTCAATGATATTCATAATGAAGAGACAAAACAAAGAATTTCTTTATTAACTGAGATAAAAAACTTAAAAGAGTTAAACAATCAAATTTCAACAGATGCTATAAATTTAACAAAAGCTTTAAAGGGACAAAATAAAACCCAAGGTGATTGGGGAGAGATGATACTCTCTTCTATATTAGAACAAACAGGTTTAAGAGAAGGTAAAGAGTATAGTGTTCAAGGCTCTTTTACTGATAATGAAGGTAAAAAGTTAAGACCTGATGTTATAGTTCATCTACCTTCAAATAAGGATATTATAATTGATTCAAAAGTATCTTTAAGTGCTTATATAAATTATTGTAAAACAGAAAATGAAGAACAAAAACAACTTGCTTCAAAAGAGTTGGTAAAATCAATAACTTCTCATATAAAAGGTTTGAGTTTAAAAAGATATGAAGATATAAAAGGTGTTAGAACTTTAGATTTTGTATTGATGTTTATACCTGTTGAGGGAGCTTATATACTTGCAACTTCAAATGATGATAATATTTTTAAATTAGCTTTTGAAAATAATATTATGTTAGTCTCTCCATCAACTTTATATGTGACATTAAGAACTATAGAGAATATATGGAGAAATGAACATCAAAATGAAAATGCACTTTTAATCTCAAAGAAAGCTGCTGACTTATATGATAAATTCGCTGCTTTTGTGGCTGATATTGAAGATATAGGTTTAAATATAAATAGAACTCAAAAAGCTTATGATAACGCTATAAATAAACTCAGTGTTGGAAACGGAAATCTTATAAGAAGAGCAGAAGAATTTTTATATTTGGGTGTAAAACCTAAAAAAGAGATTTCAAATAAATTATCAAATAGTAAAAATATAGAGGAATAG
- a CDS encoding phospholipase D-like domain-containing protein, protein MFKHLLISFLFVINLYSNDVFLLPNDSKEAQNKISSLILEAKSEIFIAMYNFSYNKFANDLIKASKNGVKITVLFDKEKTSKDDEILDLLKGSGIKTIVNKDKNKMHLKVALIDSKIAIVGSTNWTKKSFEENYDLILISEEKKLLEKLIAFKNGI, encoded by the coding sequence GTGTTTAAGCATTTACTTATATCTTTTTTATTTGTTATAAATTTATATTCAAATGATGTTTTTTTATTGCCAAATGATTCAAAAGAGGCTCAAAATAAGATTAGTTCTTTAATCTTAGAAGCAAAATCAGAAATTTTTATAGCAATGTATAATTTTTCGTATAATAAATTTGCAAATGATTTGATAAAAGCATCAAAAAATGGAGTGAAAATCACTGTTTTATTTGATAAAGAAAAAACAAGTAAAGATGATGAAATTTTAGATTTATTAAAAGGCAGTGGTATTAAAACTATTGTAAATAAAGATAAAAATAAAATGCATCTAAAAGTTGCTTTAATTGATTCAAAAATTGCAATTGTTGGAAGCACAAATTGGACAAAAAAATCTTTTGAAGAGAATTATGATTTGATTTTAATAAGTGAAGAGAAAAAACTTTTAGAGAAATTAATAGCCTTTAAAAATGGCATTTAA
- a CDS encoding YbgC/FadM family acyl-CoA thioesterase, which yields MKIRVYYEDTDCGGVVYHSNYLNFCERARSELFFQKGLSPHNNDEFFVVRSANVDWIKSAIFGDVLEITTKLIEKKSASIIMYQEIKRDAEVLFKATFKLAFLKNFKPTKIPLEIFEILN from the coding sequence ATGAAAATAAGAGTCTATTACGAAGATACAGATTGTGGTGGAGTAGTTTATCACTCTAATTATTTAAACTTTTGTGAAAGAGCAAGAAGTGAGCTATTTTTTCAAAAGGGTTTATCTCCACATAATAATGATGAATTTTTTGTAGTTAGAAGTGCAAATGTTGATTGGATAAAATCGGCTATTTTTGGAGATGTTTTAGAAATTACTACAAAACTTATAGAGAAAAAATCAGCTTCAATTATCATGTATCAAGAGATAAAAAGAGATGCTGAAGTTTTATTTAAGGCTACTTTTAAACTAGCTTTTTTAAAAAATTTTAAACCCACAAAAATTCCTTTGGAAATTTTTGAAATATTAAACTAA
- a CDS encoding PAS domain-containing protein — MSMNKETVLDKNTFLVSETDVKGIIRFANEDFCKIAEYTLDELLGQPHSMVRHKDMPKKAFKSLWDTVQKGETWTGYVKNATKSGGYYWVFATVYPFESCDGTKGYLSCRKRATPEEIKKAEILYDVWRSEER; from the coding sequence ATGTCTATGAATAAAGAAACAGTATTAGATAAAAATACATTTTTAGTTAGTGAAACAGATGTAAAAGGAATAATAAGATTTGCAAATGAGGATTTTTGTAAAATAGCAGAATATACATTGGATGAATTGCTAGGACAACCACATAGTATGGTAAGACATAAAGATATGCCAAAAAAAGCATTTAAGTCTTTGTGGGATACAGTGCAAAAAGGTGAGACATGGACAGGATATGTAAAAAATGCTACAAAAAGTGGAGGATATTACTGGGTATTTGCAACAGTATATCCATTTGAGAGTTGTGATGGAACAAAAGGGTACTTGTCTTGTAGAAAAAGAGCAACTCCTGAAGAGATAAAAAAAGCTGAAATTCTTTATGATGTTTGGAGAAGTGAAGAGAGATAG
- a CDS encoding M48 family metallopeptidase codes for MLEIFVIAFCLYFAFNIYTSFMQIGYVKEAKKLKAIILDSSKYEEAANYSIEKEKLAIVSSFYDFILFILWIGFGLSYLDSLIQIESFWLKAVVFVDLFIIINWVLTLPFELYSTFKLNKKYAFSNMTPALFIKDTIKTGFLFLVFGSLVIAGISFIINSFSSWWIWGFAFIFAVIILINMLYPVIRDKMFDKFEKLKDKDLEVKIENLLNEVGFKSSGVFSVDASKRDNRLNAYFGGLGATKRVVLFDTLVEKLTHNELLAVLGHELGHFKNGDIVKNIGIMGVVMFIFFAIFGNLPDELFLGLSLNNEPYAIITVFMIFSPILSFFLMPLISMISRHNEYAADDFGSNLQSKEDLVSALLKLANENKSFPLSHPLYIFFYYSHPPLVERFKELGYDVKTMEFKEK; via the coding sequence ATGCTAGAGATATTTGTTATAGCATTTTGCTTATATTTTGCATTCAATATTTATACTTCTTTTATGCAAATTGGATATGTTAAAGAAGCAAAAAAATTAAAAGCTATTATTTTAGATTCATCAAAATATGAAGAAGCAGCTAATTACTCTATAGAAAAAGAGAAATTAGCAATAGTTTCATCATTTTACGATTTTATTTTATTTATTTTATGGATAGGTTTTGGATTATCTTATTTGGATTCATTAATTCAAATAGAGTCATTTTGGTTAAAAGCTGTTGTTTTTGTAGATTTATTTATTATTATAAATTGGGTTTTAACTTTACCGTTTGAGCTTTATTCAACTTTTAAATTAAATAAAAAATATGCTTTTTCAAATATGACACCAGCACTTTTTATAAAAGATACTATAAAAACTGGATTTTTATTTTTAGTTTTTGGTTCACTTGTAATTGCTGGAATTTCATTTATCATAAATAGTTTTTCTTCTTGGTGGATTTGGGGATTTGCTTTTATTTTTGCTGTTATTATTTTAATAAATATGCTTTATCCAGTGATTAGAGATAAAATGTTTGATAAGTTTGAAAAACTAAAAGATAAAGATTTAGAAGTAAAAATTGAAAATCTTTTAAATGAAGTTGGATTCAAAAGTAGTGGAGTTTTTAGTGTTGATGCAAGTAAAAGAGATAATCGATTAAATGCTTATTTTGGTGGACTTGGTGCAACTAAAAGAGTGGTTTTATTTGATACTTTAGTTGAAAAATTAACACACAATGAATTACTTGCTGTTTTAGGACATGAATTAGGACACTTTAAAAATGGTGATATTGTAAAAAATATTGGAATTATGGGTGTTGTTATGTTTATATTTTTTGCTATTTTTGGAAATTTACCAGATGAGTTATTTTTAGGATTATCATTAAACAATGAACCTTATGCAATTATCACAGTTTTTATGATATTTTCTCCGATTTTATCATTTTTCTTAATGCCTTTAATTTCTATGATTTCAAGACATAATGAATATGCAGCCGATGATTTTGGTTCAAATTTACAATCAAAAGAGGATTTAGTAAGTGCCTTGTTAAAACTTGCAAATGAAAATAAATCATTTCCTTTATCGCACCCTTTATATATTTTCTTTTACTACTCTCATCCACCTTTGGTTGAAAGATTTAAAGAGCTAGGTTACGATGTGAAAACTATGGAATTCAAAGAAAAGTAG